In the Staphylococcus condimenti genome, one interval contains:
- the thiC gene encoding phosphomethylpyrimidine synthase ThiC: MKQDEIELKKGFLASRRIFKQGEEDDIRVPFREIELSDTVTEYDTQVNEPFVVYDTAGPYHEEEYEVDVQRGIPDIRSKWILSRDDVESYEGRRVQSIDNGFKKEGHKKFVETPFKYQPKRAQNGKRVTQMHYARQGLITKEMKFVALREGVEPEYVRDEIARGRAIIPNNVNHPESEPMIIGKNFQVKINANIGNSAVSSSIEAEIEKLVWATHWGADTIMDLSTGKNIHATREYLLRNSPVPVGTVPIYQALEKVNGVAEDLTWEIYRDTLIEQAEQGVDYFTIHAGVLLQYVPLTVDRLTGIVSRGGSIMAQWCLAHHEESFLYEHFSDICEILNRYDIAVSLGDGLRPGSIYDANDESQIAELKTLGELTDIAWEHDVQVMIEGPGHIPMHKIKENQYLADFYCKEAPFYTLGPLTTDIAPAYDHITSAIGAAQIASHGTAMLCYVTPKEHLGLPNKDDVREGVITYKIAAHAADLAKGLPGAAERDDAISKARFEFRWIDQFNLSLDPERAREYHDETLPKESAKVAHFCSMCGPKFCSMRISHDLRQNHFDEKERQEAMKEKAHDFIEQGSRIYQ, encoded by the coding sequence ATGAAACAAGATGAAATTGAATTGAAAAAAGGATTCCTAGCAAGTCGCAGAATTTTTAAACAAGGTGAGGAAGATGATATACGTGTTCCTTTTAGAGAAATCGAATTAAGTGATACTGTGACTGAATATGATACACAAGTTAATGAACCTTTTGTGGTTTATGATACTGCAGGTCCATATCATGAAGAAGAATATGAAGTAGATGTACAACGCGGTATTCCAGATATACGTTCAAAGTGGATTCTTTCGCGTGATGATGTTGAAAGTTATGAAGGTCGCAGAGTGCAATCAATCGATAATGGATTTAAAAAAGAAGGTCATAAAAAATTTGTTGAAACACCATTTAAATATCAGCCTAAACGTGCTCAAAATGGTAAGCGAGTTACACAAATGCATTATGCAAGACAGGGTCTAATTACAAAAGAAATGAAATTCGTAGCACTACGTGAAGGTGTTGAACCTGAATACGTTCGTGATGAAATTGCCCGTGGACGTGCTATTATTCCTAATAATGTCAATCATCCTGAGTCAGAACCAATGATTATTGGAAAAAATTTCCAAGTTAAAATCAATGCGAATATCGGAAATTCTGCTGTGTCTTCATCTATTGAAGCAGAGATTGAAAAATTGGTATGGGCAACACATTGGGGTGCAGATACAATCATGGATTTATCTACAGGAAAAAATATTCATGCGACACGAGAATATTTATTAAGAAATTCACCCGTACCTGTCGGTACAGTTCCGATTTATCAGGCTTTAGAAAAAGTGAATGGTGTCGCTGAAGATCTGACTTGGGAAATTTATAGAGATACACTGATTGAACAAGCAGAACAAGGTGTAGATTACTTCACCATTCATGCAGGTGTTTTATTACAGTACGTTCCATTAACAGTTGATCGTTTAACAGGAATTGTTTCGCGTGGAGGTTCTATCATGGCGCAATGGTGCCTTGCACATCATGAAGAAAGTTTTTTATATGAGCATTTCAGTGATATTTGTGAGATCTTGAATCGTTATGATATTGCAGTCTCTTTAGGAGATGGGTTGCGACCAGGTTCTATTTATGACGCGAATGATGAAAGTCAGATTGCTGAATTGAAAACATTAGGAGAATTAACAGACATTGCTTGGGAACATGATGTACAAGTAATGATAGAAGGCCCAGGACATATTCCAATGCATAAAATTAAAGAAAATCAGTATTTAGCTGATTTTTATTGTAAGGAAGCACCGTTTTATACATTAGGACCACTCACAACAGATATTGCACCAGCGTATGACCATATTACTTCAGCAATCGGGGCAGCTCAAATTGCGAGTCATGGTACAGCAATGCTTTGTTACGTTACGCCTAAAGAACATCTTGGATTACCTAATAAAGACGATGTTAGAGAAGGTGTGATTACTTATAAAATTGCAGCGCATGCTGCTGATTTAGCAAAAGGACTTCCTGGTGCAGCAGAACGAGATGATGCAATTAGTAAAGCTCGTTTTGAATTCAGATGGATTGATCAATTTAATCTATCGTTAGATCCTGAACGTGCACGTGAATACCATGATGAGACATTGCCGAAAGAGTCTGCTAAAGTTGCTCATTTCTGCAGTATGTGCGGTCCTAAATTCTGTTCAATGCGCATTTCACATGATTTACGTCAAAATCATTTTGATGAAAAAGAAAGACAAGAAGCGATGAAAGAAAAAGCACATGACTTTATAGAGCAAGGCAGTCGAATTTATCAATAA
- a CDS encoding peptide ABC transporter substrate-binding protein translates to MKKKLISFALMLGIAALVLSGCSQGGGIYDGKGQVYRSVLSQDMSTLDTVLATDTVSFNVYNQVYEGLYSLDKKDQAVPAIAKGMPKKSDGGKTLTIKMRKNAKWSNGDPVTANDFVYAWRKALDPKTASEYAYIMYDIKNAQKINEGKMPVNKLGAKALDKYTVQIKLNKPLPYFNQMLAFGTYMPQNEKVAKKYGKQYGTTADKAVYNGPFELTDWKVEDKILMKKNPKYWDKKAVKLDKINFKILKDQQAGASLYDTGSVDNAGITSEQVDKYKDSPALFKRLKASTFFLKMNEKEQPEFKNKDMRYAIAQSIDKKAYVDNVLGDGSKPFDGFTSKKTDILPDGKDYADLVKSPLKFNKSEAKAHLDKAKKALGKDQFTFTLNTEDTPSSKISAQFIKSQIEKNLPGVTVNIKQLPFKQRVTAELTMNYSMSLSGWGPDYPDPMTYLDTMTTGNAQNNTGWGSKKYDNMLKEANGSLLKKPDERINKLKDAEEFMLSEAPVAPIYQQGAASLRNPQLKGIVYHEIGGETTLKHAYIDKSIDRETGKKKKDQ, encoded by the coding sequence ATGAAGAAAAAATTAATTTCATTCGCCTTAATGCTTGGAATTGCAGCGTTAGTTTTAAGCGGGTGCAGCCAAGGCGGCGGTATTTATGATGGGAAAGGACAAGTGTATCGTTCAGTATTATCACAAGATATGAGTACATTAGACACTGTTCTTGCAACAGATACAGTTTCGTTCAATGTTTATAATCAAGTTTACGAAGGTCTATATTCTTTAGACAAAAAAGACCAAGCTGTTCCAGCAATTGCTAAAGGAATGCCTAAGAAAAGTGATGGCGGTAAAACATTAACAATCAAAATGCGTAAAAATGCAAAATGGTCAAACGGTGATCCAGTTACTGCCAACGATTTCGTGTATGCTTGGCGTAAGGCATTAGATCCTAAAACAGCTTCTGAATATGCATATATCATGTATGATATTAAAAATGCACAAAAAATTAATGAAGGTAAAATGCCTGTTAATAAATTGGGTGCAAAAGCGTTAGACAAATATACAGTACAGATTAAACTGAACAAGCCGTTACCATACTTCAACCAAATGTTAGCATTCGGTACATATATGCCGCAAAATGAAAAAGTTGCGAAAAAATACGGCAAACAATATGGAACGACAGCTGATAAAGCAGTATACAATGGTCCATTTGAACTGACAGATTGGAAAGTTGAAGACAAAATTTTGATGAAAAAGAATCCGAAGTATTGGGATAAAAAAGCTGTTAAGTTAGATAAAATCAATTTCAAAATTTTGAAAGACCAACAAGCAGGTGCATCTTTATATGATACAGGTTCAGTAGATAATGCTGGTATTACATCTGAACAAGTTGATAAATATAAAGATAGTCCAGCACTATTTAAACGCTTAAAAGCTTCTACATTCTTCTTAAAGATGAACGAAAAAGAACAACCTGAATTCAAAAATAAAGATATGCGCTATGCAATTGCACAATCAATTGATAAAAAAGCATATGTTGATAATGTATTAGGAGATGGCTCGAAACCATTTGATGGTTTTACTTCTAAAAAGACAGATATCCTTCCAGATGGTAAAGATTATGCTGATTTAGTAAAATCTCCATTGAAATTTAATAAATCAGAGGCAAAAGCACATCTTGATAAAGCGAAAAAAGCTTTAGGCAAAGATCAGTTTACATTTACACTGAACACTGAAGATACTCCAAGTTCTAAAATTTCAGCACAATTTATCAAATCACAAATTGAGAAAAATCTGCCAGGAGTAACTGTAAATATCAAACAATTACCGTTTAAACAACGTGTAACTGCAGAATTAACAATGAATTATTCAATGTCTCTATCAGGTTGGGGACCAGACTATCCGGACCCGATGACTTATTTAGATACTATGACAACAGGCAATGCCCAAAATAACACAGGCTGGGGCAGTAAAAAATATGATAATATGTTGAAAGAAGCAAACGGATCATTATTGAAAAAGCCTGATGAACGTATCAATAAACTAAAAGATGCTGAAGAGTTTATGTTAAGTGAGGCGCCAGTAGCACCAATTTATCAACAAGGTGCAGCAAGTCTTCGTAACCCTCAATTGAAAGGTATTGTATATCATGAAATTGGCGGAGAAACTACACTTAAACATGCTTATATCGATAAGAGCATCGATAGAGAAACAGGAAAGAAAAAGAAAGATCAATAA
- the opp3b gene encoding oligopeptide ABC transporter permease → MFRYILKRFGYMLISLFIIMTITFFLMKLMPGSPFNDAKLSADQKEILNETYGLNDPVIVQYLHYLKNVVTGDFGVSFQYHNQPVWDLIQPRLIPSMEMGLTAMVIGVILGLILGVAAATKQNTWVDYSSTVISVIAVSVPSFVLAVLLQYVFSVRLRWFPVADWEGISTAILPSLALSASVLATVARYIRAEMIEVLSSDYILLARAKGNSMMRVLFGHALRNALIPVITIIVPMLAGILTGTLTIENIFGVPGLGDQFVRSIQTNDFSVIMATTLLFSTLFIVSIFIVDILYGIIDPRIRVQGGKK, encoded by the coding sequence ATGTTTAGATATATACTCAAACGTTTTGGATATATGCTGATCTCTTTGTTCATCATTATGACTATCACTTTCTTCTTAATGAAACTGATGCCAGGTTCACCATTTAATGATGCAAAGTTAAGTGCAGACCAAAAGGAAATTTTAAACGAGACATATGGTTTAAATGATCCAGTTATTGTTCAGTATCTGCATTATCTTAAAAATGTTGTGACAGGAGATTTTGGGGTGTCATTCCAATATCATAACCAACCGGTTTGGGATTTAATCCAACCTCGTCTAATACCATCGATGGAAATGGGATTAACGGCAATGGTTATTGGAGTTATTTTAGGATTAATTTTAGGGGTTGCTGCTGCAACGAAACAAAATACTTGGGTGGACTACTCTTCTACAGTTATTTCAGTTATTGCTGTATCAGTTCCATCATTCGTTTTAGCAGTATTATTACAATATGTTTTCTCAGTAAGATTGAGATGGTTCCCAGTAGCAGATTGGGAAGGTATTTCAACAGCCATCTTGCCATCACTTGCACTTTCAGCGAGCGTACTTGCGACAGTCGCACGATACATACGGGCGGAAATGATTGAAGTGTTGAGTTCAGATTATATTTTATTGGCAAGAGCTAAAGGTAACTCTATGATGCGTGTACTTTTCGGTCATGCACTTAGAAATGCGCTTATTCCAGTTATTACAATTATCGTTCCGATGTTAGCAGGTATTTTAACAGGGACACTAACAATCGAGAATATCTTCGGGGTTCCAGGACTAGGGGATCAATTCGTCAGATCGATTCAAACGAACGATTTCTCTGTCATTATGGCCACTACACTGTTATTCAGTACGTTATTCATTGTATCGATTTTCATTGTAGATATTTTATATGGAATTATCGATCCGCGTATTAGGGTGCAAGGAGGTAAAAAATAA
- a CDS encoding MsnO8 family LLM class oxidoreductase, whose product MLPISILDQTPINKGQTVTEALNHTLELAQLADQSGYTRYFLSEHHNLKDVVGTSPEILIMYLLDHTKQMRIGSGGVMLQHYHPLKVIEQFHLMDKLSDQRVDLAVGKAPGGYPKVVDLLQEELQKPLKHFDEKFSLLNQLNTQTYTGHSEYEGIRTAHRDETDGPVPVYLLGTSEHSAIQAAEAQTGIVYAYFINSDLSELEKALKAYKSRYPKGRFIVSIPAVVTADGNQKLPFRFSQRHYELTFEDGSRIVLNTKQQVDEYRSESEKSFEVVEKKMKIISGSKEEVINTLNEINRSGLIDEWMLHMPVQSHKLRMNTVRELAPVNSK is encoded by the coding sequence ATGTTGCCGATAAGTATTTTAGATCAAACACCAATTAATAAAGGACAAACTGTTACAGAAGCTTTGAATCATACGTTAGAATTAGCACAACTTGCAGATCAGTCAGGTTATACACGTTATTTTCTATCTGAACATCATAATCTTAAAGATGTGGTAGGAACTTCTCCAGAAATATTGATTATGTATTTGCTTGATCATACAAAACAAATGAGGATTGGTTCTGGAGGCGTTATGTTGCAGCACTATCATCCTTTAAAAGTAATTGAACAATTTCATTTAATGGATAAACTATCAGATCAACGTGTGGATTTAGCAGTAGGTAAAGCACCCGGCGGATACCCAAAAGTTGTTGATTTATTACAAGAGGAACTACAAAAACCATTAAAGCATTTTGATGAAAAGTTCTCACTTTTAAACCAGTTGAACACTCAAACATATACTGGTCATAGTGAATATGAAGGAATTCGTACTGCACATCGTGATGAAACAGACGGACCTGTGCCAGTATACTTGTTAGGAACAAGTGAACATTCCGCAATTCAAGCAGCAGAAGCACAAACAGGTATTGTCTATGCATATTTCATCAACTCTGATTTGTCAGAGTTGGAAAAAGCGTTAAAAGCATATAAATCACGTTATCCAAAAGGGCGATTCATCGTATCGATACCTGCTGTGGTTACAGCAGATGGAAATCAAAAGCTACCTTTCAGATTTTCACAAAGACATTATGAATTAACATTTGAAGACGGCAGCAGAATTGTATTAAATACGAAACAACAAGTGGATGAATATCGTAGTGAGTCAGAAAAAAGTTTTGAAGTAGTTGAGAAAAAAATGAAAATTATCAGTGGTAGCAAAGAAGAAGTAATAAATACATTGAATGAGATTAACAGAAGCGGTTTAATTGATGAATGGATGCTGCACATGCCTGTTCAAAGCCATAAATTAAGAATGAATACAGTCAGAGAATTGGCACCAGTGAATTCAAAATAA
- a CDS encoding ABC transporter ATP-binding protein, translated as MAERILEVNDLHVSFDIDAGEVQAVRGVDFYLDKGETLAIVGESGSGKSVTTKALTKLFQGDVGRIKKGKINFLGEDLVEKPEKELIKLRGKDISMIFQDPMTSLNPTMQIGKQVMEPLMKHRGYSKSQAKKRALEILDMVGLPNAKERFKAYPHQFSGGQRQRIVIATALACEPKVLIADEPTTALDVTMQAQILDLMKELQKKIDTAIIFITHDLGVVANIADRVAVMYGGQMVETGDVDEIFYDPQHPYTWGLLSSMPDLETGTETELVAIPGTPPDLLHPPKGDAFAARSQYALGIDFKEAPPWFQVSPTHFVKSWLLDERSPKVQPPELVVRRQREMPNKFEHAERVERVAFNEG; from the coding sequence ATGGCAGAAAGAATATTAGAAGTAAACGACTTGCATGTCTCCTTTGATATTGACGCAGGAGAAGTGCAAGCAGTTCGAGGAGTAGATTTTTATTTAGACAAAGGGGAGACACTTGCAATTGTAGGTGAATCTGGCTCTGGTAAGTCTGTGACTACAAAAGCTTTGACAAAATTATTCCAAGGTGATGTTGGTCGCATCAAGAAAGGCAAAATCAACTTTTTAGGAGAAGACTTAGTTGAAAAACCAGAAAAAGAATTAATTAAATTAAGAGGAAAAGATATTTCAATGATTTTCCAAGATCCAATGACTTCTTTGAATCCTACGATGCAAATTGGAAAACAAGTCATGGAACCGCTTATGAAGCATCGTGGATATAGTAAATCGCAAGCTAAAAAAAGAGCGTTAGAAATTTTGGATATGGTTGGATTGCCGAATGCTAAAGAGCGTTTTAAAGCATATCCTCACCAATTCTCTGGAGGACAAAGACAGCGTATCGTTATTGCTACAGCCCTTGCTTGTGAGCCGAAAGTATTAATCGCAGATGAACCAACAACAGCTTTAGATGTTACAATGCAAGCTCAAATTTTAGATTTAATGAAAGAGCTGCAAAAGAAAATCGATACGGCTATTATCTTTATCACACATGACTTAGGTGTCGTTGCAAATATTGCGGATAGAGTTGCTGTAATGTATGGAGGTCAAATGGTAGAAACAGGCGATGTTGATGAAATCTTCTATGATCCGCAACATCCTTATACATGGGGACTATTATCGTCAATGCCTGATTTAGAAACTGGTACTGAAACAGAACTTGTAGCTATACCAGGTACACCACCTGATTTATTGCATCCGCCAAAAGGTGATGCATTCGCAGCTAGAAGTCAATATGCTTTAGGTATTGATTTTAAAGAAGCACCTCCATGGTTCCAAGTTTCACCGACACATTTTGTAAAATCGTGGTTGTTAGATGAACGTTCTCCTAAAGTACAGCCGCCTGAATTGGTTGTGAGACGTCAAAGAGAAATGCCGAATAAATTTGAGCACGCTGAACGTGTAGAAAGGGTGGCGTTCAATGAAGGATAA
- a CDS encoding ABC transporter ATP-binding protein — protein MKDNQNKDFEETSGALEKQNEIEKEQSELNAQRQQPAGDKEVLVSVKNLKQYFNVGKRNEVRAIEDISFDILKGETFGLVGESGCGKSTTGKALIKLNDATSGEVYYEGVNIQDIKNRKDMLKFNKKIQMIFQDPYASLNPRLKVMDIIAEGIDIHKLAKSTKERKKRVYDLLETVGLKKEHANRYPHEFSGGQRQRIGIARALAVEPEFIIADEPISALDVSIQAQVVNLLLKLQREKNITFLFIAHDLSMVKYISDRIAVMHFGKIVEIGSADEIYNHPLHPYTQSLLSAVPQPDPESERTRTRITYKENAEENPNRSLQEIKPDHYVFVTDKEAEELKQRLKQTV, from the coding sequence ATGAAGGATAACCAAAATAAAGATTTTGAAGAAACAAGCGGTGCATTAGAAAAGCAAAATGAGATTGAAAAAGAACAATCAGAATTAAACGCACAACGTCAACAACCTGCTGGAGATAAAGAAGTATTAGTAAGTGTTAAAAATTTAAAACAATACTTTAATGTCGGAAAGCGTAATGAAGTTCGTGCAATAGAAGATATTTCTTTCGATATTCTCAAAGGGGAAACATTTGGCTTAGTTGGAGAATCTGGTTGTGGCAAGTCTACAACAGGAAAAGCATTAATTAAACTAAATGATGCAACAAGCGGAGAAGTGTATTACGAAGGGGTTAATATTCAGGATATTAAAAACCGCAAAGATATGTTGAAGTTTAATAAGAAAATTCAAATGATTTTCCAAGATCCATATGCTTCACTTAATCCAAGATTAAAAGTAATGGATATTATTGCGGAAGGTATTGATATTCATAAATTAGCAAAAAGTACAAAAGAACGTAAAAAACGAGTGTATGACTTGTTAGAAACAGTAGGATTAAAAAAAGAACATGCCAACCGATATCCGCATGAGTTCTCAGGAGGACAAAGACAACGTATCGGTATCGCACGTGCATTAGCAGTTGAACCAGAATTTATTATTGCAGACGAACCGATTTCAGCATTAGACGTTTCGATTCAAGCACAAGTTGTTAATTTACTGTTGAAATTGCAACGCGAAAAGAATATTACATTCTTATTCATTGCGCATGACTTATCTATGGTTAAATATATTTCAGACCGTATTGCTGTGATGCACTTTGGAAAAATTGTAGAAATCGGTTCAGCGGATGAAATTTATAACCATCCTTTACATCCTTATACACAATCTTTGTTGTCAGCAGTGCCACAACCTGATCCGGAAAGTGAACGTACAAGAACACGTATTACTTATAAAGAAAATGCTGAAGAAAATCCAAACCGTTCTTTACAAGAGATCAAACCAGATCATTATGTATTTGTGACAGATAAAGAAGCGGAAGAATTGAAACAAAGATTAAAACAAACGGTGTAA
- the opp3C gene encoding oligopeptide ABC transporter permease, producing MAENKDHLHGDYSNAALTHTTDGENAPDFLLVEQDIEREPEIQRESKNFWQDAWSQLRRNKLAVIGMIGLILIIIMALVGPLMSGHDYAEQDVDRRNLPAKIPVLDKIPFLPFDGQGADGTNAYKDAGVKENFWFGTDQLGRDLWSRTWQGAQVSLFIGVVAAALDIFIGVVYGAISGFFGGRVDDIMQRIIEIIASIPNLIVVILFVLIFEPSIWTIIIAMAITGWIGMSRVVRGEFLKLKGQEFVLASRTLGASKTKLIFRHILPNTLGAIVVTSMFTVPSAIFFEAFLSFIGIGVPAPKTSLGSLVNDGRAMLLIHPHELFIPALILSLLILFFYLFSDGLRDAFDPKMRK from the coding sequence ATGGCAGAAAATAAAGATCATTTGCATGGAGACTATTCCAATGCAGCACTCACACATACAACTGATGGGGAAAATGCACCGGATTTTTTACTTGTTGAACAAGATATTGAAAGAGAACCAGAAATTCAACGTGAAAGCAAAAACTTCTGGCAAGATGCTTGGAGTCAGTTAAGACGTAATAAATTAGCAGTTATCGGTATGATCGGCTTAATACTCATTATTATTATGGCTCTAGTTGGACCATTGATGAGCGGTCATGATTATGCAGAACAAGATGTAGACCGACGTAACCTTCCAGCTAAAATTCCAGTACTTGATAAGATTCCATTTTTACCATTTGATGGACAAGGTGCAGATGGAACAAATGCTTATAAAGATGCAGGAGTAAAAGAAAACTTCTGGTTCGGTACAGACCAATTAGGTCGTGATTTATGGTCACGTACATGGCAAGGTGCGCAAGTTTCACTATTTATCGGTGTAGTAGCTGCAGCACTAGATATTTTCATAGGAGTGGTTTATGGCGCAATATCCGGCTTCTTTGGCGGCAGGGTTGATGACATAATGCAAAGGATTATTGAAATCATCGCTTCTATACCAAACTTGATTGTCGTAATTTTATTCGTATTAATTTTTGAACCATCTATTTGGACAATTATTATTGCGATGGCAATTACAGGTTGGATAGGAATGAGTCGTGTGGTACGTGGTGAATTTTTAAAATTAAAAGGACAAGAATTTGTTTTAGCATCTCGTACATTAGGTGCTTCAAAAACTAAATTGATTTTTAGACATATTTTGCCGAATACATTAGGTGCAATTGTTGTAACTTCAATGTTTACTGTACCAAGTGCGATTTTCTTCGAGGCTTTCTTAAGTTTCATCGGAATCGGGGTACCAGCACCGAAAACATCGCTCGGTTCATTAGTAAATGATGGGCGTGCCATGTTATTGATTCATCCACATGAATTATTTATTCCGGCATTAATTTTAAGCTTATTAATCTTATTCTTCTACTTGTTCAGTGATGGATTGCGTGATGCATTCGATCCGAAAATGCGTAAATAA